One window from the genome of Saccharomyces mikatae IFO 1815 strain IFO1815 genome assembly, chromosome: 6 encodes:
- the RPS25A gene encoding 40S ribosomal protein eS25 (similar to Saccharomyces cerevisiae RPS25A (YGR027C) and RPS25B (YLR333C); ancestral locus Anc_4.163) codes for MPPKQQLSKAAKAAAALAGGKKSKKKWSKKSMKDRAQHAVILDQEKYDRILKEVPTYRYVSVSVLVDRLKIGGSLARIALRHLEKEGIIKPISKHSKQAIYTRATASE; via the coding sequence ATGCCTCCAAAGCAACAATTATCTAAAGCTGCCAAAGCCGCTGCTGCCCTTGCTGGTGGTAAGAAATCTAAGAAGAAGTGGTCCAAAAAGTCCATGAAAGACAGAGCTCAACATGCTGTCATCTTAgaccaagaaaaatacgaCAGGATCTTGAAGGAAGTTCCAACTTACAGATATGTCTCTGTCTCTGTTTTGGTCGATAGATTAAAGATCGGTGGTTCTTTGGCTAGAATTGCTTTGAGACACTTGGAAAAGGAAGGTATCATTAAGCCAATCTCCAAGCACTCTAAGCAAGCTATCTACACCAGAGCTACTGCTTCTGAATAA
- the SMKI06G0750 gene encoding uncharacterized protein (similar to Saccharomyces cerevisiae YGR026W; ancestral locus Anc_4.162): protein MAKTIKVVRKKDPKKKNQSDPLARQKLVWKIGHALTLVFGLLFSITYFYHVLIFFKYRSWKWLFLRVNRNYSFIQSKRWYMKLLSWSPQIMYRLSLIGVFMSESVTMQQNWVGLNPTWNDLLSSENFHTLLIACLWFFGGGKSFYKILPYMILSYLHLTKMNYELNANKEEKISTTSKDRKLLHLLAYSELLVILALTLDTMLFKTGTSGFMLVIYVSIYWLRLNFSPYAQVTVLELLVKFEKYVPKKYKDKWQVIKNFVYLKMKEHEKKAEEVARYA, encoded by the coding sequence ATGGCGAAGACTATTAAAGTTGTCAGGAAAAAGGatcccaaaaaaaaaaaccagtCGGATCCTTTGGCAAGACAAAAACTTGTTTGGAAAATTGGACATGCTTTGACTTTGGTTTTTGGTTTACTATTTTCCATTACGTACTTCTACCATGTCTtaatcttcttcaaataccGTTCCTGGAAGTGGCTGTTTTTAAGGGTCAACAGAAACTACTCATTTATTCAAAGTAAGAGGTGGTACATGAAATTGTTAAGTTGGAGTCCGCAAATAATGTACCGTTTGTCGTTAATTGGTGTATTTATGTCCGAGTCCGTTACAATGCAACAAAACTGGGTCGGACTTAACCCTACGTGGAATGaccttctttcttctgagAACTTTCATACACTTTTGATTGCTTGTTTGTGGTTCTTCGGTGGTGGCAAGTCGTTTTACAAAATTTTGCCCTACATGATTTTAAGTTATCTACActtaacaaaaatgaactATGAATTGAATGctaacaaagaagaaaagatttctaCAACATCTAAAGACAGGAAATTGTTACATTTACTTGCCTACTCCGAATTGCTTGTAATACTAGCCTTAACTCTAGACACTATGTTGTTTAAGACAGGAACATCTGGATTTATGCTGGTTATTTACGTTAGTATTTACTGGTTGCGGTTGAACTTCTCACCATATGCACAGGTGACTGTTTTAGAGTTGCTTGtcaagtttgaaaaatatgttCCTAAGAAGTATAAAGACAAATGGCAAGTTATAAAGAATTTCGtttatttaaaaatgaaagagcACGAAAAGAAGGCTGAAGAAGTTGCCAGATATGCGTAA
- the THG1 gene encoding tRNA guanylyltransferase (similar to Saccharomyces cerevisiae THG1 (YGR024C); ancestral locus Anc_4.161), whose translation MANSKFGYVRQFETHDVILPQCYIVIRIDGKKFHEFSKFYEFAKPNDEKALMLMNACAKNLVLKYRNDTILAFGESDEYSFILKSDTALFNRRKDKLATLFGSFFTSNYVALWAKFFPDKPLSIKHLPYFDSRCIAYPNLQTVKDYLSWRYVDTHINNLYNTTFWQLIIKCGLTPQESEKKLCGTFSNDKQEILFSQCGINYNNEPEMFKKGSLVTKKGEILHINVIAQINELFRGYQ comes from the coding sequence ATGGCAAATTCTAAATTTGGATACGTGAGACAATTTGAAACGCACGACGTTATTTTGCCTCAGTGTTACATTGTGATAAGGATAGATGGCAAGAAGTTTCATGAATTTTCCAAGTTTTACGAATTTGCCAAGccaaatgatgaaaaagcCCTGATGCTAATGAATGCGTGTGCAAAGAATCTTGTGCTTAAATACAGAAATGATACTATATTGGCTTTTGGGGAAAGTGATGagtattcatttattttgAAGTCTGACACAGCTTTATTCAATAGAAGAAAGGATAAACTTGCAACTTTATTTGGTTCCTTTTTCACGTCTAATTATGTTGCATTATGGgccaaattttttccaGACAAGCCGCTGAGCATCAAGCATTTGCCATACTTCGATTCAAGGTGCATCGCATACCCCAATTTACAAACAGTAAAGGATTATTTATCTTGGAGATATGTCGATACACATATAAACAACCTTTATAATACAACCTTTTGGCAATTGATAATAAAATGCGGTTTAACACCTCAGGAATCCGAGAAAAAACTATGTGGAACATTTAGTAATGATAaacaggaaattctatttTCTCAATGTGGAATAAACTATAACAATGAACCTGAGATGTTCAAAAAGGGCTCGTTAGTAACGAAAAAAGGAGAGATTCTCCATATCAATGTCATCGCACAGATAAATGAGTTGTTCCGAGGATATCAATAA
- the POP6 gene encoding ribonuclease P/MRP protein subunit POP6 (similar to Saccharomyces cerevisiae POP6 (YGR030C); ancestral locus Anc_4.169): MIKSVHYNQVDTDLDISSSKQCLRFLQEKVIPSLTDDSKNSTLIQYHGVSKNDNIKQSVNKLNKQIDADNESFEKQRALCIYSYGPHIQKMLSILEIFKKSYSNNDKKLYQWNKLTSFDIIGEGRNELLEKRLKVPILVTLVSDSETMDLNLNLFSKQ; this comes from the coding sequence ATGATAAAAAGTGTACATTACAATCAAGTCGATACTGACTTGGACATATCGTCCTCTAAACAGTGTCTGCGGTTTCTCCAAGAGAAAGTCATACCGTCCTTAACAGATGATAGTAAGAACAGCACACTGATACAGTACCATGGCGTATCGAAGAATGACAACATCAAGCAATCCGTTAACAAGCTAAACAAACAGATTGATGCGGACAATGAAAGTTTCGAGAAACAACGGGCACTTTGTATATACTCTTATGGTCCCCATATCCAAAAAATGTTAAGtattttggaaatattcaagaagAGTTACAGtaacaatgataaaaaacttTATCAATGGAATAAATTAACATCATTTGATATAATAGGAGAAGGTAGGAATGAACTACTGGAGAAAAGACTAAAAGTTCCAATTTTGGTCACTCTTGTATCCGATTCAGAAACTATGGATCTAAACCTAAACTTATTCTCCAAACAGTAA
- the IMO32 gene encoding Imo32p (similar to Saccharomyces cerevisiae IMO32 (YGR031W); ancestral locus Anc_4.172): MIPGTQKILAKYGIAHMKQCIARNNAGLRIPNLTVNTFHSMTRLQQKNRIPLDLSYDIIKTDMVKDGDKEMSKPPIIILHGLFGNKLNNRSIGRNLNKKLGRNVYLLDLRNHGSSPHSSEHNYAAMSEDVKHFITKHELNINGGPIIVGHSMGGKVAMMLVLKNPQLCSMMVCIENAPVSLRPNADFVKYIRALLEIVNDKGKYIQTLKQADDYLAKRIGANELIRRFLLTTLKRIRMSDPSSTSSYTFQERIPLTTLKDAIVKGEIAAWPLDPALERWTRPALFIRATQSHYVVDEYLPIIGAFFPRFETRDIEAGHWVNAEKPGECAECIAEFVERHED; the protein is encoded by the coding sequence aTGATACCGGGCACGCAGAAAATTCTCGCAAAGTATGGAATAGCTCATATGAAACAATGTATCGCTCGAAACAATGCAGGTTTACGTATCCCAAACCTGACAGTAAATACGTTTCATTCAATGACAAGGTTGCAACAGAAAAACAGAATTCCTCTGGACCTTTCCTATGACATTATTAAGACTGATATGGTAAAAGATGGGGACAAGGAGATGTCAAAGCCACCCATCATCATACTGCATGGTTTATTTGGTAACAAGCTCAACAACAGAAGCATTGGCCGAAACCTTAACAAGAAATTGGGAAGAAACGTGTACCTGTTGGACCTAAGAAATCATGGGTCCTCACCGCACAGCTCCGAACATAATTATGCCGCGATGTCGGAAGACGTGAAGCATTTTATCACAAAACACGAATTGAACATTAATGGAGGACCTATTATAGTAGGTCATTCAATGGGTGGTAAAGTTGCTATGATGCTGGTTCTCAAGAACCCGCAATTGTGTTCCATGATGGTTTGTATAGAGAACGCCCCCGTAAGTTTACGCCCTAACGCTGACTTTGTGAAATACATCAGAGCGTTGCTGGAAATCGTTAACGACAAGGGCAAATACATCCAAACGCTAAAGCAAGCTGACGATTACCTTGCGAAGAGAATCGGTGCTAACGAACTTATACGTCGATTTTTGTTAACAACGTTAAAAAGGATCAGGATGAGTGATCCGTCATCTACATCGTCATATACGTTCCAAGAACGAATTCCCCTCACGACTCTGAAAGACGCTATAGTCAAAGGTGAAATTGCCGCATGGCCTCTAGATCCTGCTCTTGAACGATGGACGCGGCCAGCGCTGTTCATCAGGGCCACCCAATCGCATTATGTGGTTGATGAATATCTTCCGATCATCGGCGCGTTCTTCCCGCGTTTTGAGACACGTGACATCGAAGCGGGTCACTGGGTGAACGCGGAGAAGCCTGGAGAATGTGCCGAATGCATCGCCGAATTCGTGGAGCGCCACGAGGACTGA